The Streptococcus toyakuensis genome has a window encoding:
- a CDS encoding Na/Pi cotransporter family protein yields MSINWQEILFHFLGGLGLFLYSIKTMGDGLQQAAGDRLRFYIDKYTSNPFFGVLVGIGMTALIQSSSGVTVITVGLVSAGLLTLRQAIGIVMGANIGTTVTSFIIGFKLGDYALPMLFIGAFCLFFTKNRSINNIGRIIFGVGGIFFALNLMSGAMEPLKDLQVFRDYMVELSKSPILGVFVGTGLTLLIQASSATIGILQNLYASGLIDLQGALPVLFGDNIGTTITAIIASLGANIAAKRVAGAHVAFNVIGTVICIVFLVPFTGLIQWFESTLNLAPEMTIAFAHGTFNITNTIIQFPFIGALAYFVTKLIPGEDEVVKYEPLYLDEHLIKQAPSIALGNAKKELLHLGNYASKAFDLSYNYIIDLNEKVAEKGHKTEEAINTIDEKLTRYLITLSSEALSQKESEVLTNILDSSRDLERIGDHAEALINLTDYLQRKNVEFSEAALQELADIYQKTTGFIKDALDSVENNDIEKAQSLIDRHKEINNMERVLRKTHIKRLNKGECSTQAGVNFIDIISHYTRVSDHAMNLAEKVIAEQI; encoded by the coding sequence ATGTCCATTAATTGGCAGGAAATTTTATTTCACTTTTTAGGTGGGCTGGGACTATTCTTATATAGTATCAAGACCATGGGAGACGGTTTGCAACAAGCTGCTGGAGATCGCCTTCGTTTTTACATTGACAAGTATACCAGCAATCCGTTCTTCGGTGTGCTAGTTGGTATCGGTATGACGGCGCTAATTCAGTCAAGTTCTGGTGTCACAGTCATTACAGTGGGGCTAGTCAGCGCAGGACTTTTGACCTTGCGTCAAGCTATCGGTATTGTCATGGGTGCCAATATTGGAACTACCGTTACATCCTTTATCATCGGTTTTAAGCTAGGAGATTACGCCTTACCAATGCTTTTCATCGGAGCGTTTTGTCTCTTCTTCACCAAGAATCGCTCTATCAATAACATCGGACGTATCATTTTTGGTGTAGGTGGTATCTTCTTCGCTCTCAATCTTATGAGCGGTGCAATGGAACCTCTAAAAGACCTGCAAGTCTTTAGAGACTATATGGTTGAACTAAGTAAGAGTCCTATTCTAGGTGTCTTTGTCGGAACTGGACTAACCCTACTCATTCAAGCTTCTTCCGCAACTATCGGTATCCTACAGAATCTTTACGCAAGTGGTTTGATTGATCTACAAGGTGCCCTACCAGTCTTGTTTGGTGATAATATCGGAACGACCATTACAGCTATTATTGCTTCTCTTGGAGCTAATATCGCTGCCAAACGTGTTGCTGGTGCCCATGTCGCCTTTAACGTGATTGGTACGGTTATCTGTATTGTCTTCCTTGTACCTTTCACTGGCTTGATTCAATGGTTTGAATCTACACTCAATCTGGCTCCAGAAATGACCATTGCCTTCGCCCACGGAACCTTTAATATCACAAATACTATTATCCAATTTCCATTCATCGGAGCCTTGGCCTACTTTGTAACCAAGCTCATCCCTGGTGAAGATGAAGTTGTCAAGTACGAGCCACTTTATCTTGATGAGCATTTGATTAAACAAGCTCCATCAATCGCTCTCGGAAATGCCAAAAAAGAACTCCTTCACTTGGGAAATTATGCTTCTAAAGCCTTTGACCTTTCATACAACTACATCATTGACCTTAATGAAAAGGTAGCTGAAAAAGGCCACAAGACAGAAGAAGCCATCAATACCATTGATGAAAAATTGACTCGTTACCTTATTACTCTTTCAAGTGAAGCCCTTAGCCAGAAAGAAAGCGAAGTGCTCACCAACATCCTGGATTCATCCCGTGATTTGGAACGGATTGGGGACCACGCAGAAGCCCTAATCAATCTAACTGACTACCTTCAACGTAAAAATGTTGAGTTCTCTGAAGCTGCTTTGCAGGAATTGGCTGATATCTATCAAAAAACTACTGGCTTTATCAAGGATGCCCTTGATAGTGTAGAAAACAATGATATTGAAAAAGCTCAAAGTCTGATTGACCGCCATAAAGAAATCAACAATATGGAACGTGTTCTCAGAAAGACCCACATCAAGCGCCTCAACAAGGGCGAGTGTTCAACACAAGCTGGGGTCAACTTTATCGACATCATTTCCCACTACACTCGTGTGTCTGATCACGCTATGAATCTAGCTGAAAAGGTCATCGCTGAACAAATCTAA
- a CDS encoding endo-beta-N-acetylglucosaminidase, with the protein MAAETSSVEAKPKSDKEIEAKPEATSQGDESKPAAEANKIEKEVQPDVPKNTEKTLKPKEIKFNSWEELLKWEPGAREDDAINRGSVALAPRRTGHLVNEKASKEAKVQALSNTNSKAKDHASVGGEEFKAYAFDYWQYLDSMVFWEGLVPTPDVIDAGHRNGVPVYGTLFFNWSNSIADQEKFAEALKQDPDGSFPIARKLVDMAKYYGYDGYFINQETTGDLVEPLGEKMRQFMLYTKEYAAKVNHPIKYSWYDAMTYNYGRYHQDGLGEYNYQFMQPEGDKVPADNFFANFNWDKAKNDYTIATANWIGRNPYDVFAGLELQQGGSYKTKVKWNDILDENGKLRLSLGLFAPDTITSLGKTGEDYHKNEDIFFTGYQGDPTGQKPGDKDWYGIANLVADRTPAVGHTFTTSFNTGHGRKWFVDGKVSKDSEWNYRSVSGVLPTWRWWQKSTGDKLKASYDFEDAYNGGTSLKFAGDLSGATKQDVNLYSTRLKVTDTTKLHVAHKGGKGTKVYVEFATKKDYTYGDEAARKELTVSDNWTTDDFDLSALAGKTIYGIKLYFENDKDLKGYQFNLGQLTISNNQDAPQAPTTVAVAKQVLKNAQEAEAVVQFKGNKDADFYEVYEKDGDSWKLLTGSSSTTIYLPKVSRSASAQGTTQELKVVAVGKNGVRSEAATTTFDWGMTVKDTSLPKPLAENIVPGATVIDSTFPKTEGGEGIEGMLNGTITSLSDKWSSGQLSGSVDIRLTQPRTVVRWVMDHAGAGGESVNDGLMNTKDFDLYYKDADGQWKLAKEVRGNKAHVTDITLDKPITAQDWRLNVVTSDNGTPWKAIRIYNWKMYEKLDTESVNIPMAKAAARSLGNNKVQVGFADVPAGATITVYDNPNSQTPLATLKSEVGGDLASSPLDLTNQSGLLYYRTQLPGKEISNVLAVSVPKDDRRIKSVSLETGPKKTSYAEGEDLDLRGGVLRVQYEGGAEDELIRLTHAGVSVSGFDTHHKGEQNLTLQYLGQPVHANLSVTVTSQDEASPKTILGIEVSQEPKKDYLVGDSLDLSEGRFAVAYSNDTMEEHSFTDEGVEITGYHAQKTGRQTLTLRYQGHKVNFDVLVSPKAALNDEYLKQKLAEVEAAKNKVVYNFASPEVKEAFLKAIEAAEQVLKDHETSTQDQVNDRLNKLTEAHKALNGQEKFTEEKTELDRLTGEAQELLAAKPNHPSGSALAPLLEKNKALVEKVDLSPEELATAKQSLKDLVALLKEDKPAVFSDSKTGVEVHFSNKEKTTIKGLKVERVQASAEEKKYFAGEDAHVFEIEGLDEKGQDVDLSYASIVKIPIEKDKKVKKVFFLPEGKEAVELAFEQTDSHVIFTAPHFTHYAFVYESAEKPQPAKPVEKVISSKEPAEGVKNLVVDTPKLEIEETSLAFEHQERTNPNLPVGQRQLVQVGVEGQIRRLIEVDIQGNRTLRATEVLKEASPEIVEVGTGLIPANPAPQNTELPKPTNQPASDQQKVPKLEVQEEKVAFDRQEHENAEMLVGEQRVIIQGRDGLLRHVFEVDENGQRRLRSTEVIQEAIPEIVEIGTKVKTEPAVAPTQEKPVQNTAVQSEEASKQLPNTGTVDANEALIAGLASLGLASLALTLKQKKEDED; encoded by the coding sequence GTGGCTGCAGAAACATCATCTGTAGAAGCAAAACCTAAGTCTGACAAGGAAATAGAAGCAAAGCCTGAAGCAACTAGCCAAGGAGATGAGTCTAAGCCAGCAGCAGAAGCTAATAAGATTGAAAAAGAAGTCCAGCCAGATGTCCCTAAAAATACAGAAAAAACATTAAAACCAAAGGAAATCAAATTTAATTCTTGGGAAGAATTGTTGAAATGGGAACCCGGTGCTCGTGAAGATGATGCCATCAACCGCGGCTCTGTTGCCCTCGCTCCACGTCGGACAGGTCATTTGGTCAATGAAAAAGCTAGCAAGGAAGCAAAAGTTCAAGCTCTATCCAACACCAATTCTAAAGCAAAAGACCATGCTTCTGTTGGTGGAGAAGAGTTCAAGGCCTATGCTTTTGACTATTGGCAATATCTAGATTCAATGGTCTTCTGGGAAGGTCTCGTACCAACGCCTGACGTTATTGATGCAGGTCACCGTAACGGGGTTCCTGTATACGGTACACTCTTCTTCAACTGGTCTAATAGTATTGCAGATCAAGAAAAATTCGCTGAAGCTTTGAAGCAAGACCCAGATGGTAGCTTCCCAATTGCCCGTAAATTGGTGGATATGGCCAAGTATTATGGCTATGATGGCTATTTCATTAACCAAGAAACAACTGGGGACTTGGTTGAACCTCTTGGAGAAAAGATGCGCCAGTTTATGCTCTATACCAAGGAATATGCTGCTAAGGTAAACCATCCAATCAAGTATTCTTGGTACGATGCCATGACTTATAACTATGGACGTTACCACCAAGATGGTTTGGGAGAATACAACTACCAATTCATGCAACCTGAAGGAGATAAGGTTCCAGCAGATAACTTCTTTGCTAACTTTAACTGGGATAAGGCTAAGAATGATTACACTATTGCAACTGCCAACTGGATTGGTCGTAATCCTTATGATGTATTTGCAGGATTGGAATTGCAACAGGGTGGTTCCTACAAGACCAAGGTCAAATGGAATGACATTTTAGATGAAAATGGGAAATTGCGCCTTTCTCTTGGTTTATTCGCCCCAGATACCATTACAAGTTTAGGAAAAACTGGTGAAGATTATCATAAGAATGAAGATATCTTCTTTACAGGTTACCAAGGTGATCCTACTGGCCAAAAACCAGGTGATAAAGATTGGTATGGGATTGCTAACCTAGTTGCGGACCGCACGCCAGCAGTAGGTCATACCTTTACTACTTCCTTTAACACAGGTCATGGTAGAAAATGGTTCGTGGATGGTAAGGTTTCTAAGGATTCTGAGTGGAATTACCGTTCAGTTTCAGGTGTTCTTCCGACATGGCGCTGGTGGCAAAAATCAACTGGTGATAAGTTGAAAGCAAGCTATGATTTTGAAGATGCCTATAATGGTGGAACTTCTCTTAAATTTGCAGGGGATCTTTCAGGTGCGACCAAGCAAGATGTTAATTTGTACTCTACTCGCTTGAAGGTGACAGATACAACCAAATTGCATGTTGCCCACAAAGGAGGCAAAGGGACCAAGGTTTATGTAGAATTTGCAACCAAGAAAGATTATACCTACGGTGATGAAGCTGCCCGTAAAGAATTGACAGTTTCAGATAACTGGACTACAGATGATTTTGATTTGAGTGCCTTGGCAGGTAAAACAATCTACGGTATTAAACTCTATTTTGAAAATGACAAAGACTTAAAAGGCTATCAATTCAACCTAGGTCAATTGACCATCAGCAATAATCAAGATGCTCCTCAGGCACCAACCACAGTAGCTGTAGCCAAACAAGTTCTTAAAAATGCCCAAGAAGCAGAAGCAGTGGTGCAATTTAAAGGCAACAAGGATGCAGATTTCTATGAAGTTTACGAAAAAGATGGAGACAGCTGGAAATTACTAACTGGCTCATCTTCTACAACTATTTATCTACCAAAAGTTAGCCGCTCAGCAAGTGCTCAAGGTACAACTCAAGAACTGAAAGTTGTAGCAGTCGGTAAAAATGGAGTTCGTTCAGAAGCTGCAACCACAACCTTTGATTGGGGCATGACTGTAAAAGATACCAGCCTACCAAAACCACTAGCTGAAAATATCGTTCCAGGTGCAACAGTTATTGATAGTACTTTCCCTAAGACTGAAGGTGGCGAAGGTATCGAAGGCATGTTGAACGGTACCATTACCAGTCTTTCAGACAAGTGGTCTTCTGGACAGTTAAGTGGCAGTGTGGATATTCGTTTGACCCAGCCACGTACAGTTGTTAGATGGGTGATGGATCATGCTGGAGCTGGTGGAGAATCTGTAAACGATGGTTTGATGAACACCAAAGACTTTGACCTCTATTATAAAGATGCGGATGGTCAATGGAAGTTGGCTAAGGAAGTCCGTGGCAATAAAGCGCATGTTACAGATATTACTCTTGATAAACCAATCACAGCTCAAGATTGGCGCTTGAATGTTGTCACTTCTGACAATGGAACTCCATGGAAGGCTATTCGTATCTATAACTGGAAAATGTATGAAAAGCTTGATACTGAAAGTGTCAATATTCCGATGGCAAAGGCTGCAGCCCGTTCTCTAGGCAATAACAAGGTACAAGTTGGCTTTGCGGATGTACCAGCTGGAGCAACCATTACAGTTTATGACAATCCAAATTCTCAAACTCCGCTTGCAACCTTGAAGAGCGAAGTTGGAGGAGACTTAGCAAGTTCACCATTAGATTTGACAAATCAATCTGGTCTTCTGTACTATCGTACCCAGTTGCCAGGCAAGGAAATTAGTAATGTCCTAGCAGTTTCTGTTCCAAAAGATGACAGAAGAATCAAGTCAGTCAGCCTAGAAACAGGACCTAAGAAAACAAGCTATGCCGAAGGGGAGGATTTAGACCTTAGAGGTGGTGTTCTTCGAGTTCAGTATGAAGGTGGAGCTGAGGACGAACTTATTCGCCTAACTCACGCGGGTGTATCAGTATCAGGTTTTGATACGCATCATAAGGGAGAACAAAATCTTACTTTACAATATTTGGGGCAACCGGTACATGCTAATTTATCAGTGACTGTTACTAGTCAAGATGAAGCAAGTCCGAAAACTATTTTGGGAATTGAAGTAAGTCAGGAACCGAAAAAAGATTACCTAGTTGGTGATAGCTTAGACTTGTCTGAAGGACGCTTTGCAGTGGCTTATAGCAATGACACCATGGAAGAACATTCCTTTACTGATGAGGGAGTTGAAATTACTGGTTACCATGCTCAAAAGACTGGTCGTCAAACCTTGACGCTTCGTTACCAAGGTCATAAAGTCAACTTTGATGTTTTGGTATCTCCAAAAGCAGCATTGAACGATGAGTACCTTAAACAGAAATTAGCAGAAGTTGAAGCAGCTAAGAACAAGGTGGTCTATAACTTTGCTTCACCAGAAGTAAAAGAAGCATTCTTGAAAGCAATTGAAGCGGCTGAACAAGTGTTGAAAGACCATGAAACTAGCACCCAAGATCAGGTTAATGACCGACTTAATAAATTGACAGAAGCTCATAAAGCCTTGAATGGTCAAGAGAAATTTACGGAAGAAAAGACCGAACTCGATCGCTTAACAGGTGAGGCTCAAGAACTCTTGGCTGCTAAACCAAACCATCCTTCAGGTTCTGCCCTAGCTCCGCTTCTTGAGAAAAACAAGGCCTTGGTTGAAAAAGTAGATTTGAGTCCAGAAGAGCTTGCAACAGCGAAACAGAGTCTAAAAGATCTGGTTGCTTTATTGAAAGAAGACAAGCCAGCAGTCTTTTCTGATAGTAAAACAGGTGTTGAAGTACACTTCTCAAATAAAGAAAAGACTACCATCAAGGGCTTGAAAGTAGAGCGTGTTCAAGCAAGTGCTGAAGAGAAGAAATACTTTGCAGGAGAAGATGCCCATGTCTTTGAAATAGAAGGTTTGGATGAAAAAGGTCAAGACGTTGATCTCTCTTACGCTTCTATTGTGAAAATCCCAATTGAAAAAGATAAGAAAGTGAAGAAAGTATTCTTCTTACCTGAAGGCAAAGAAGCAGTAGAATTGGCTTTTGAACAAACGGATAGTCATGTCATCTTTACAGCACCACACTTCACTCATTATGCCTTTGTTTATGAGTCTGCTGAAAAACCACAACCTGCTAAACCAGTAGAAAAGGTTATTTCAAGCAAGGAACCAGCTGAAGGTGTCAAGAATTTGGTTGTAGATACTCCGAAATTGGAAATTGAAGAGACAAGTCTTGCTTTCGAACACCAAGAACGAACAAATCCAAATCTCCCAGTCGGTCAACGTCAACTTGTCCAAGTGGGAGTTGAGGGACAAATTCGCCGCTTGATTGAAGTAGATATCCAAGGCAATCGTACGCTTCGCGCTACAGAAGTTTTGAAAGAAGCAAGTCCTGAAATCGTAGAAGTAGGTACTGGTCTCATTCCTGCCAATCCAGCACCACAAAACACAGAACTTCCAAAACCTACTAATCAACCGGCTTCTGATCAACAAAAGGTTCCTAAATTGGAAGTTCAAGAGGAAAAGGTTGCCTTTGATCGTCAAGAGCATGAAAATGCTGAGATGCTAGTTGGGGAACAACGAGTCATCATACAGGGACGAGATGGTCTATTAAGACATGTCTTTGAAGTTGATGAAAACGGTCAGCGTCGTCTTCGTTCAACAGAAGTCATCCAAGAGGCAATTCCAGAAATTGTTGAAATTGGAACAAAAGTAAAAACTGAACCAGCAGTAGCGCCTACACAAGAAAAACCAGTCCAAAATACAGCAGTTCAATCAGAAGAAGCAAGCAAACAATTGCCAAATACAGGAACAGTTGATGCCAATGAAGCTCTAATAGCAGGCTTGGCCAGCCTTGGTCTTGCTAGTTTAGCTTTGACATTGAAACAGAAAAAAGAAGATGAAGACTAA